In a genomic window of Paroedura picta isolate Pp20150507F chromosome 14, Ppicta_v3.0, whole genome shotgun sequence:
- the VPS35 gene encoding vacuolar protein sorting-associated protein 35 isoform X2, with translation MPTTQQSPQDEQEKLLDEAIQAVKVQSFQMKRCLDKSKLMDALKHASNMLGELRTSLLSPKSYYELYMAISDELHYMEVYLTEEFAKGRKVADLYELVQYAGNIIPRLYLLITVGVVYVKSFPQSRKDILKDLVEMCRGVQHPLRGLFLRNYLLQCTRNILPDDGEQTDEETTGDISDSMDFVLLNFAEMNKLWVRMQHQGHSRDREKRERERQELRILVGTNLVRLSQLEGVNVERYKQIVLPGILEQVVNCRDALAQEYLMECIIQVFPDEFHLQTLNPFLRACAELHQNVNVKNIIIALIDRLALFAHREDGPGIPADIKLFDIFSQQVATVIQSRQDMPSEDVVSLQVSLINLAMKCYPDRVDYVDKVLETTVEIFNKLNLEHIATSSAVSKELTRLLKIPVDTYNNALTVLKLKHFHPLFEYFDYESRKSMSCYVLTNVLDYNTEIVSQDQVDSIMNLVSTLIQDQPDQPAEDPDPEDFADEQGLVGRFIHLLRSDDPDQQYLILNTARKHFGAGGNQRIRFTLPPLVFAAYQLAFRYKENSKVDDKWEKKCQKIFSFAHQTISALIKAELAELPLRLFLQGALAAGEIGFENHETVAYEFMSQAFSLYEDEISDSKAQLAAITLIIGTFERMKCFGEENHEPLRTQCALAASKLLKKPDQCRAVSTCAHLFWSGRNTDKNGEELHGGKRVMECLKKALKIANQCMDPSLQVQLFIEILNRYIYFYEKENDAVTIQVLNQLIQKIREDLPNLESTEETEQINKHFHNTLEHLRLRRESPESEGPIYEGLVI, from the exons ATG cCGACCACACAGCAGTCCCCCCAAGATGAGCAGGAGAAACTTCTGGACGAAGCCATTCAGGCCGTCAAAGTCCAGTCTTTCCAAATGAAACGATGCTTG GATAAAAGCAAGTTAATGGATGCTCTGAAACACGCCTCCAACATGCTGGGTGAGTTACGGACCTCCTTGCTGTCTCCAAAGAGCTATTACGAACTCT ATATGGCCATTTCCGATGAGCTCCACTACATGGAAGTGTACCTGACGGAGGAGTTTGCCAAGGGGCGGAAAGTAGCGGATCTCTACGAGCTGGTGCAGTACGCCGGGAACATCATCCCACGCCT CTATTTACTGATCACTGTCGGGGTCGTCTACGTGAAGTCTTTCCCGCAGTCCAGGAAGGATATTTTGAAAGACCTGGTCGAAATGTGTCGTGGGGTCCAGCATCCGCTGCGTGGCCTTTTTCTCCGCAACTACCTTCTTCAGTGCACACGGAATATCTTGCCAGATGATGGAGAACAGACAGA TGAAGAAACCACTGGGGACATCAGCGACTCCATGGACTTTGTGCTTCTGAACTTTGCGGAGATGAACAAGCTCTGGGTGCGAATGCAGCACCAAGGGCACAGCCGGGACCGGGAGAAAAGGGAACGGGAGAGGCAGGAGCTGCGAATCCTGGTGGGGACCAACCTGGTCCGTCTCAGCCAGCTGGAGGGAGTCAACGTGGAAAGATACAAGCAG ATTGTCCTGCCTGGCATATTGGAGCAGGTTGTAAATTGCAGGGATGCGCTCGCTCAAGAATATCTCATGGAGTGCATCATACAG gTTTTCCCAGATGAATTTCATCTCCAGACCTTGAATCCTTTTCTccgcgcatgtgcggagctgcacCAAAACGTGAACGTCAAAAACATTATTATTGCATTAATTGACAG gctggcGCTGTTCGCTCACCGCGAAGATGGACCAGGAATCCCTGCTGATATTAAGCTCTTTGACATTTTCTCCCAGCAGGTGGCCACCGTCATCCAG TCCAGGCAAGACATGCCATCGGAAGATGTGGTGTCCTTGCAAGTGTCTCTCATTAACCTGGCCATGAAGTGCTACCCGGATCGCGTCGACTACGTGGACAAAGTCCTGGAGACGACGGTGGAGATTTTCAACAAGCTTAATCTGGAGCA CATCGCCACGAGCAGCGCTGTTTCGAAGGAGCTGACCCGGCTCTTGAAGATCCCCGTTGACACCTACAACAACGCCCTGACCGTCCTGAAGCTGAAGCATTTCCACCCCCTTTTCGAGTACTTTGACTACGAGTCCAGGAAGAGCATGAGTTGTTATGTACTGACCAACGTGCTGGATTATAACACGGAAATCGTCTCCCAAGATCAG GTGGATTCGATCATGAACCTCGTCTCCACGCTGATCCAGGACCAGCCCGATCAGCCCGCCGAAGACCCGGACCCCGAGGATTTTGCTGACGAGCAGGGCTTGGTGGGCCGGTTCATTCACCTCCTCCGTTCCGATGACCCCGATCAGCAGTACCTG ATCCTAAACACCGCTCGGAAACACTTCGGAGCGGGAGGGAACCAGCGCATTCGATTCACGCTGCCCCCTTTGGTCTTTGCGGCCTACCAGCTGGCGTTCCGCTATAAGGAAAACTCCAAAGTG GATGACAAGTGGGAGAAGAAGTGCCAGAAGATCTTCTCCTTTGCGCACCAGACCATCAGCGCCTTGATCAAAGCCGAGCTGGCCGAGTTGCCTCTTCGGCTCTTCCTCCAGGGGGCGCTTGCGGCCGGGGAAATCGGCTTCGAGAACCACGAGACGGTGGCCTATGAATTCATGTCCCAG GCGTTCTCTCTGTACGAAGATGAAATCAGCGACTCGAAAGCACAGCTGGCCGCCATCACCTTGATCATTGGGACCTTTGAGCGGATGAAGTGCTTCGGAGAGGAGAACCACGAGCCCCTGAGGACGCAATGCGCCTTGGCCGCCTCCAAGCTGCTGAAGAAGCCGGATCAGTGCCGGGCTGTCAGCACCTGCGCCCACCTCTTCTGGTCCGGCCGGAACACGGACAAGAACGGGGAAGAG CTGCACGGCGGGAAGAGAGTCATGGAGTGCTTGAAAAAGGCCCTGAAGATTGCCAACCAGTGCATGGACCCCTCTCTCCAAGTCCAGCTCTTCATCGAGATCCTGAACAGATACATCTACTTCTACGAAAAGGAGAACGACgcg GTGACAATTCAGGTTTTGAATCAGCTCATTCAAAAAATCCGGGAAGATCTTCCGAACCTGGAATCGACCGAGGAAACGGAGCAAATTAACAAACACTTTCACAACACGCTGGAGCATCTGCGGCTGAGGAGGGAGTCCCCGGAGTCCGAAGGGCCCATCTACGAAGGGCTGGTCATTTAG
- the ORC6 gene encoding origin recognition complex subunit 6, translating to MQRLAARMGVATPGVLRKAEEYLRLSQVKCATLLVQMTATSSTVICLDLAASFMKHPVDKSYVVKLSGLNKAAYQSYLRSFESLLGVRSSVSLRDLAVQFGCTEAVNMASKVLQRYESSLPGTQQTDLDLSKPLFTTASLLTACRCLKLKVDKNKMAATSGVKKAIFDRLCSQLEKIGQQISRENIPLTVEEQKPKKTLWECLEKEDAASGAEVRTARKRPKSTAAPEDDYEEWKRRILENATESQQDGPGSGHVGAQEASGV from the exons ATGCAGCGCTTGGCGGCCAGGATGGGCGTCGCCACGCCCGGCGTGCTCAG GAAAGCCGAGGAATACCTGCGGCTCTCTCAAGTGAAATGTGCCACCTTGCTAGTCCAGATGACGGCCACCAGCAGCACTGTGATCTGCCTCGACTTAGCCGCGAGCTTCATGAAACACCCCGTGGACAAA AGCTACGTAGTGAAACTCTCTGGTCTGAACAAGGCCGCGTATCAGAGCTACCTGAGGTCATTCGAAAGCTTGCTCGGCGTCCGCTCCAGTGTTAGCCTCCGAGATTTGGCTGTTCAGTTTGGCTGCACGGAGGCTGTGAACATGGCCTCCAAAGTATTGCAGAG GTATGAATCCAGTCTGCCGGGAACTCAGCAAACAGACCTTGACTTGTCCAAACCCTTGTTCACAACCGCCTCATTGTTAACCGCTTGCAG ATGCTTGAAACTGAAAGTGGACAagaacaaaatggcggccacgtcGGGTGTGAAGAAAGCCATATTCGACCgcctttgcagccagctggagaagATCGGCCAGCAAATCAGCC GAGAAAACATTCCACTGACCGTAGAGGAACAGAAACCCAAGAAGACGTTGTGGGAATGCCTTGAGAAGGAAGACG CTGCGTCTGGAGCTGAAGTCAGAACGGCTCGCAAGCGTCCGAAAAGCACAGCTGCACCGGAAGACGATTACGAAGAATGGAAGCGGAGGATTCTGGAAAACGCCACTGAATCGCAGCAGGACGGCCCTGGATCTGGGCATGTCGGAGCACAGGAAGCTTCCGGGGTTTAA
- the LOC143823748 gene encoding histamine H3 receptor-like, producing MSDEALAGLNASGRPAALAGNECAAGEERPFQHHGQFSAPVSVLLAALMGLVVLATVLGNALVILAFAVDRSLRTQGNFFFLNLAVADLLVGGFCIPLYIPYILTGEWKFGKGLCKLWLVVDYLVCTASVFNIVLISFDRFISVTKAVSYRAQKGMTRNAVAKMAMVWVAAFLLYGPAIISWEYIAQRSILPERECYAEFFYNWYFLMIASTIEFFTPFISVTYFNLSIYFNIRKRTPIRTGSLAPGRGDRGGKKREHAVFFVKPNNRKGNEKRADSLSPARLPVSSGLDACDPERPSVDFNITQDLPPLQVDVQTKSPWDSFYKALESISSATKRTDVANTMASRFRLSRDKRVAKSLAIIVCVFGLCWAPYTLLMIIRAACHGRCIPHSLYEASFWLLWLNSAINPILYPLCHMSFRKAFFKLLCPGKAKIHPNMFT from the exons ATGTCCGACGAGGCGCTGGCCGGGCTCAACGCCTCCGGCCGCCCTGCAGCCTTGGCGGGGAATGAGTGCGCGGCGGGCGAGGAGCGGCCCTTTCAGCACCACGGACAGTTCTCGGCGCCCGTCTCGGTGCTGCTGGCGGCTCTGATGGGGCTGGTGGTGCTGGCCACGGTGCTGGGCAACGCCTTGGTCATCCTGGCCTTCGCCGTGGACCGCAGCCTGCGCACGCAGGGAAACTTCTTCTTCCTCAACTTGGCCGTCGCCGACCTGCTCGTGG GTGGATTCTGCATCCCCCTCTACATCCCTTACATTCTGACGGGGGAATGGAAGTTTGGGAAAGGCTTGTGCAAGCTCTGGCTGGTGGTGGATTACCTGGTGTGCACGGCCTCGGTCTTCAACATCGTCTTGATCAGCTTCGACAGGTTCATCTCGGTCACCAAAGCG gTCAGTTACCGTGCTCAGAAGGGGATGACCCGGAACGCCGTGGCGAAAATGGCGATGGTGTGGGTGGCAGCGTTCCTCCTCTACGGCCCGGCCATCATCAGCTGGGAGTACATCGCCCAGCGCAGCATCCTTCCCGAGAGAGAGTGCTACGCGGAGTTCTTCTACAACTGGTACTTCCTGATGATCGCCTCCACCATCGAGTTCTTCACCCCTTTCATCAGCGTCACCTACTTCAACCTGAGCATCTACTTCAACATCAGGAAGCGGACCCCCATCCGGACGGGGAGCCTCGCGCCTGGCCGAGGAGACCGCGGAGGGAAGAAGCGAGAGCACGCCGTGTTTTTCGTGAAGCCCAACAACAGGAAAGGAAACGAGAAGAGGGCCGACAGCCTCTCACCGGCTAGGCTGCCCGTCTCCTCCGGGCTTGACGCCTGCGATCCGGAAAGGCCGTCGGTGGACTTCAACATCACTCAAGACCTCCCGCCTTTACAAGTGGACGTCCAGACCAAGTCGCCCTGGGACAGTTTCTACAAAGCCCTCGAAAGCATCTCCAGCGCCACCAAGAGGACAGATGTCGCCAACACCATGGCGAGCCGGTTCCGGCTTTCCCGGGATAAAAGGGTGGCCAAGTCCTTAGCCATCATTGTCTGCGTTTTTGGCTTGTGTTGGGCCCCCTACACCCTCCTGATGATCATCAGGGCAGCTTGCCACGGCCGGTGCATCCCCCACTCTCTTTACGAGGCGTCCTTTTGGCTCCTGTGGCTGAATTCAGCCATTAACCCCATCTTGTACCCGTTGTGCCACATGAGCTTCAGGAAAGCCTTTTTTAAACTCCTGTGCCCTGGTAAGGCTAAAATCCACCCAAATATGTTTACGTGA
- the VPS35 gene encoding vacuolar protein sorting-associated protein 35 isoform X1 — protein sequence MLATQEPTTQQSPQDEQEKLLDEAIQAVKVQSFQMKRCLDKSKLMDALKHASNMLGELRTSLLSPKSYYELYMAISDELHYMEVYLTEEFAKGRKVADLYELVQYAGNIIPRLYLLITVGVVYVKSFPQSRKDILKDLVEMCRGVQHPLRGLFLRNYLLQCTRNILPDDGEQTDEETTGDISDSMDFVLLNFAEMNKLWVRMQHQGHSRDREKRERERQELRILVGTNLVRLSQLEGVNVERYKQIVLPGILEQVVNCRDALAQEYLMECIIQVFPDEFHLQTLNPFLRACAELHQNVNVKNIIIALIDRLALFAHREDGPGIPADIKLFDIFSQQVATVIQSRQDMPSEDVVSLQVSLINLAMKCYPDRVDYVDKVLETTVEIFNKLNLEHIATSSAVSKELTRLLKIPVDTYNNALTVLKLKHFHPLFEYFDYESRKSMSCYVLTNVLDYNTEIVSQDQVDSIMNLVSTLIQDQPDQPAEDPDPEDFADEQGLVGRFIHLLRSDDPDQQYLILNTARKHFGAGGNQRIRFTLPPLVFAAYQLAFRYKENSKVDDKWEKKCQKIFSFAHQTISALIKAELAELPLRLFLQGALAAGEIGFENHETVAYEFMSQAFSLYEDEISDSKAQLAAITLIIGTFERMKCFGEENHEPLRTQCALAASKLLKKPDQCRAVSTCAHLFWSGRNTDKNGEELHGGKRVMECLKKALKIANQCMDPSLQVQLFIEILNRYIYFYEKENDAVTIQVLNQLIQKIREDLPNLESTEETEQINKHFHNTLEHLRLRRESPESEGPIYEGLVI from the exons ATGCTGGCCACACAGGAG cCGACCACACAGCAGTCCCCCCAAGATGAGCAGGAGAAACTTCTGGACGAAGCCATTCAGGCCGTCAAAGTCCAGTCTTTCCAAATGAAACGATGCTTG GATAAAAGCAAGTTAATGGATGCTCTGAAACACGCCTCCAACATGCTGGGTGAGTTACGGACCTCCTTGCTGTCTCCAAAGAGCTATTACGAACTCT ATATGGCCATTTCCGATGAGCTCCACTACATGGAAGTGTACCTGACGGAGGAGTTTGCCAAGGGGCGGAAAGTAGCGGATCTCTACGAGCTGGTGCAGTACGCCGGGAACATCATCCCACGCCT CTATTTACTGATCACTGTCGGGGTCGTCTACGTGAAGTCTTTCCCGCAGTCCAGGAAGGATATTTTGAAAGACCTGGTCGAAATGTGTCGTGGGGTCCAGCATCCGCTGCGTGGCCTTTTTCTCCGCAACTACCTTCTTCAGTGCACACGGAATATCTTGCCAGATGATGGAGAACAGACAGA TGAAGAAACCACTGGGGACATCAGCGACTCCATGGACTTTGTGCTTCTGAACTTTGCGGAGATGAACAAGCTCTGGGTGCGAATGCAGCACCAAGGGCACAGCCGGGACCGGGAGAAAAGGGAACGGGAGAGGCAGGAGCTGCGAATCCTGGTGGGGACCAACCTGGTCCGTCTCAGCCAGCTGGAGGGAGTCAACGTGGAAAGATACAAGCAG ATTGTCCTGCCTGGCATATTGGAGCAGGTTGTAAATTGCAGGGATGCGCTCGCTCAAGAATATCTCATGGAGTGCATCATACAG gTTTTCCCAGATGAATTTCATCTCCAGACCTTGAATCCTTTTCTccgcgcatgtgcggagctgcacCAAAACGTGAACGTCAAAAACATTATTATTGCATTAATTGACAG gctggcGCTGTTCGCTCACCGCGAAGATGGACCAGGAATCCCTGCTGATATTAAGCTCTTTGACATTTTCTCCCAGCAGGTGGCCACCGTCATCCAG TCCAGGCAAGACATGCCATCGGAAGATGTGGTGTCCTTGCAAGTGTCTCTCATTAACCTGGCCATGAAGTGCTACCCGGATCGCGTCGACTACGTGGACAAAGTCCTGGAGACGACGGTGGAGATTTTCAACAAGCTTAATCTGGAGCA CATCGCCACGAGCAGCGCTGTTTCGAAGGAGCTGACCCGGCTCTTGAAGATCCCCGTTGACACCTACAACAACGCCCTGACCGTCCTGAAGCTGAAGCATTTCCACCCCCTTTTCGAGTACTTTGACTACGAGTCCAGGAAGAGCATGAGTTGTTATGTACTGACCAACGTGCTGGATTATAACACGGAAATCGTCTCCCAAGATCAG GTGGATTCGATCATGAACCTCGTCTCCACGCTGATCCAGGACCAGCCCGATCAGCCCGCCGAAGACCCGGACCCCGAGGATTTTGCTGACGAGCAGGGCTTGGTGGGCCGGTTCATTCACCTCCTCCGTTCCGATGACCCCGATCAGCAGTACCTG ATCCTAAACACCGCTCGGAAACACTTCGGAGCGGGAGGGAACCAGCGCATTCGATTCACGCTGCCCCCTTTGGTCTTTGCGGCCTACCAGCTGGCGTTCCGCTATAAGGAAAACTCCAAAGTG GATGACAAGTGGGAGAAGAAGTGCCAGAAGATCTTCTCCTTTGCGCACCAGACCATCAGCGCCTTGATCAAAGCCGAGCTGGCCGAGTTGCCTCTTCGGCTCTTCCTCCAGGGGGCGCTTGCGGCCGGGGAAATCGGCTTCGAGAACCACGAGACGGTGGCCTATGAATTCATGTCCCAG GCGTTCTCTCTGTACGAAGATGAAATCAGCGACTCGAAAGCACAGCTGGCCGCCATCACCTTGATCATTGGGACCTTTGAGCGGATGAAGTGCTTCGGAGAGGAGAACCACGAGCCCCTGAGGACGCAATGCGCCTTGGCCGCCTCCAAGCTGCTGAAGAAGCCGGATCAGTGCCGGGCTGTCAGCACCTGCGCCCACCTCTTCTGGTCCGGCCGGAACACGGACAAGAACGGGGAAGAG CTGCACGGCGGGAAGAGAGTCATGGAGTGCTTGAAAAAGGCCCTGAAGATTGCCAACCAGTGCATGGACCCCTCTCTCCAAGTCCAGCTCTTCATCGAGATCCTGAACAGATACATCTACTTCTACGAAAAGGAGAACGACgcg GTGACAATTCAGGTTTTGAATCAGCTCATTCAAAAAATCCGGGAAGATCTTCCGAACCTGGAATCGACCGAGGAAACGGAGCAAATTAACAAACACTTTCACAACACGCTGGAGCATCTGCGGCTGAGGAGGGAGTCCCCGGAGTCCGAAGGGCCCATCTACGAAGGGCTGGTCATTTAG